From a region of the uncultured Desulfatiglans sp. genome:
- the apeA gene encoding putative M18 family aminopeptidase 1 (Evidence 3 : Putative function from multiple computational evidences), translated as MEEKRPDKEEMARLQDKLVYQPALVWDAIGFEEREAVFRFADAYKPFLDASKTEREAVETIRRLALENGFAEAPGSGGGKAPFFRSRRGKWAAVVRPGSAPLSEGLRVIVSHTDSPRLDLKQRPVYEEADLAFLKTHYYGGIKKYQWLARPLAIHGRILRADGSWLDLAMGEKPDDPVFSVLDLLPHLAAKSQYEKKLGEAIEGEKLNVIAGALPLGDDETKDRFKLALLAHLNETLGLLEEDFISAEIEVVPAGPARDVGWDRAMVGAYGQDDRACVYTSLRAVLDMVPSEKSALVLFVDKEEIGSEGATSARSKFLEAVVGDCLEAAGEDATARAVGRVLAASEALSADVAGALDPDYQDVHEKRNAARLGYGPCFVKFTGHRGKVGANDADAEYLGWLRRVFKRGRIVWQTGELGKVDEGGGGTAAKYLAVHGVKIVDCGPPILSMHSPFEITHKGDLYMTYRAYRAFLECGTGV; from the coding sequence ATGGAAGAGAAACGGCCTGACAAGGAAGAAATGGCCAGGCTTCAGGACAAGCTTGTCTATCAACCGGCGCTGGTGTGGGACGCCATCGGCTTTGAAGAGCGGGAGGCTGTTTTTCGGTTTGCCGATGCCTACAAGCCCTTTCTGGACGCATCCAAGACCGAGCGTGAAGCGGTCGAAACCATCCGGCGGCTGGCCCTCGAGAATGGGTTCGCCGAGGCGCCCGGGTCCGGCGGGGGAAAGGCCCCCTTTTTCCGCTCTCGCCGTGGGAAGTGGGCGGCGGTTGTCCGGCCTGGAAGCGCCCCTTTGTCGGAGGGCCTGCGTGTGATCGTTTCGCATACGGATTCGCCGCGGCTGGATCTCAAGCAGCGGCCGGTTTACGAAGAGGCGGATCTGGCATTTCTGAAGACCCATTACTACGGCGGAATCAAGAAGTACCAGTGGCTGGCGCGGCCGTTGGCGATCCACGGCCGGATCCTGCGCGCGGACGGTTCCTGGCTTGACCTTGCCATGGGTGAGAAGCCCGACGATCCGGTCTTCTCCGTGCTCGATCTCCTGCCGCATCTGGCCGCGAAATCCCAGTACGAGAAGAAACTCGGCGAGGCGATCGAGGGGGAGAAGCTCAACGTGATCGCGGGCGCTCTGCCGTTGGGGGATGACGAGACGAAGGACCGATTCAAACTGGCCCTCCTGGCGCATCTCAACGAAACGCTCGGACTCCTGGAGGAGGATTTTATCAGCGCTGAGATCGAGGTCGTTCCGGCGGGTCCGGCGCGGGATGTCGGCTGGGACCGCGCCATGGTGGGCGCCTATGGACAGGACGACCGGGCCTGCGTCTATACGAGCCTCAGGGCTGTTCTGGACATGGTCCCGAGTGAAAAGAGCGCCCTTGTGCTCTTCGTCGACAAGGAAGAGATCGGCAGCGAAGGCGCGACGAGCGCCAGATCGAAATTTCTCGAGGCGGTGGTCGGGGACTGCCTCGAGGCGGCCGGGGAAGATGCGACCGCCAGGGCGGTCGGGCGGGTGCTCGCCGCGTCGGAGGCGCTTTCGGCGGATGTAGCGGGCGCACTCGACCCGGACTATCAGGACGTGCACGAGAAGCGAAACGCCGCCCGGCTGGGCTATGGACCCTGTTTCGTCAAGTTCACCGGCCACCGGGGCAAGGTCGGTGCAAACGATGCCGATGCGGAATACCTGGGCTGGCTGCGGCGGGTCTTCAAACGTGGACGGATCGTGTGGCAGACCGGTGAGTTGGGAAAGGTGGACGAGGGCGGCGGCGGAACGGCCGCTAAATACCTTGCCGTCCATGGCGTGAAAATCGTGGACTGCGGGCCGCCGATCCTGTCTATGCACTCGCCCTTCGAGATCACCCACAAAGGCGACCTGTACATGACCTACCGTGCCTACAGGGCCTTTCTCGAGTGCGGGACAGGGGTCTGA
- the pyrD gene encoding Dihydroorotate dehydrogenase B (NAD(+)), catalytic subunit, with product MGAEPVDMRVSLGPLQLKNPVVAASGTYGYGEEYAELVDPSLLGGIVVKGLSLKPREGNPPPRVVETPCGMLNAIGLANCGLDRFLAEKVPLLEALDTTVIVNIYGHRSAEYGALAKALRGVDAVDALEVNISCPNVECGGLAFGTDPLAAAKVTESVVRHADKPVIVKLSPNVTDIRVIARAVEAAGADALSLINTLTGMAVDVGTRRPLLGNVSGGLSGPAIKPVALYMLYQTVRAVHIPVMGMGGIMGARDALEFLITGATALQVGTAHFVDPRASIEIVAGIELYCRDHGIGRVADISGTLAV from the coding sequence ATGGGCGCTGAACCGGTCGACATGCGGGTCTCGCTGGGTCCGCTGCAGCTCAAGAATCCTGTGGTGGCGGCCTCCGGGACCTATGGCTATGGTGAAGAATACGCGGAGCTGGTCGATCCGTCCCTTCTTGGAGGCATCGTGGTCAAGGGGTTGTCTTTGAAGCCGAGGGAGGGCAACCCGCCCCCCCGGGTCGTCGAGACGCCCTGCGGCATGCTCAACGCCATCGGGCTCGCCAATTGCGGGCTCGACCGTTTCCTGGCCGAGAAGGTCCCCCTGCTGGAGGCCCTCGACACGACGGTCATCGTCAACATCTACGGGCACAGGTCGGCGGAATACGGCGCCCTGGCAAAGGCCTTGCGGGGGGTCGACGCGGTCGATGCCCTGGAGGTGAACATCAGCTGCCCGAACGTCGAGTGCGGCGGCCTGGCCTTCGGCACGGACCCGCTCGCGGCTGCGAAGGTGACCGAGAGCGTTGTGCGCCATGCTGACAAGCCCGTCATCGTCAAGCTGTCACCGAATGTCACCGACATCCGCGTCATCGCCAGGGCGGTCGAGGCAGCGGGGGCCGACGCGCTTTCCCTCATCAACACCCTGACCGGAATGGCGGTGGATGTCGGAACCCGGCGGCCGCTGCTGGGGAATGTCTCCGGCGGCCTTTCCGGCCCGGCGATCAAGCCTGTCGCGCTTTATATGCTTTATCAGACGGTTCGGGCCGTCCATATCCCGGTGATGGGGATGGGCGGCATCATGGGGGCGAGGGATGCACTCGAGTTCCTGATCACTGGCGCAACAGCGCTGCAGGTCGGGACCGCCCATTTCGTCGATCCGAGGGCATCGATCGAGATTGTGGCAGGGATCGAGCTTTACTGCCGCGATCACGGGATTGGGAGGGTGGCGGACATTTCGGGGACCCTGGCTGTCTGA
- a CDS encoding putative dihydroorotate oxidase, electron transfer subunit (Evidence 3 : Putative function from multiple computational evidences) — MRQGSGDDKMIDMRAAVRFNEAVAKDLFLMGLEAPAILDSARPGQFVMLGLGEGVDPLLRRPFSICGRKDEDTLLILYRIVGRGTALLARLGEGVDLPCLGPLGRGFNPPEDGGAVVAVAGGIGIAPLVSLMQSLNRRPCECLIGCRTAAELVPLDALVPPDGVIRVITDDGSSGRRGLVTDLLEERLGRKEKPPGLICACGPQPMLREVARLAAEAHVSCQVSLEARMACGVGACQGCVVAASAGAGGGYLRVCREGPVFDAEEVDWGRSHGR, encoded by the coding sequence ATGCGGCAGGGCTCTGGAGATGACAAGATGATCGACATGCGCGCGGCCGTTCGTTTCAACGAAGCGGTTGCGAAAGACCTCTTCCTGATGGGCCTCGAGGCCCCTGCGATCCTTGACTCGGCGCGCCCCGGGCAGTTCGTCATGCTCGGCCTCGGTGAGGGGGTTGATCCGCTGCTACGAAGGCCCTTTTCCATCTGCGGGCGTAAGGACGAGGATACGCTCCTGATCCTCTACCGGATCGTGGGACGCGGGACGGCCCTGCTCGCGCGTCTGGGGGAGGGGGTCGACCTCCCGTGCCTCGGCCCTCTGGGCCGCGGGTTCAACCCGCCGGAGGACGGTGGAGCGGTCGTCGCCGTGGCGGGCGGGATCGGGATCGCGCCGCTCGTGAGCCTGATGCAGTCCCTGAACCGCCGCCCGTGCGAATGTCTGATCGGGTGCAGGACGGCCGCGGAGCTTGTGCCACTGGATGCCCTTGTGCCGCCTGACGGGGTGATCCGTGTCATTACGGATGACGGAAGCTCCGGCCGGAGGGGCCTGGTCACAGACCTGCTCGAGGAGCGCCTCGGCCGAAAAGAGAAGCCCCCCGGCCTGATCTGCGCCTGCGGGCCGCAGCCGATGCTCCGGGAGGTTGCGCGTCTGGCCGCGGAGGCGCATGTCTCCTGCCAGGTCTCCCTCGAGGCCCGGATGGCCTGCGGTGTGGGCGCGTGCCAGGGGTGCGTCGTCGCGGCATCGGCCGGCGCCGGCGGTGGATATCTGAGGGTCTGCCGGGAGGGGCCTGTTTTCGACGCAGAAGAAGTGGACTGGGGGCGATCGCATGGGCGCTGA
- a CDS encoding NMT1/THI5 like domain protein, with protein MGRRKMPFLLLAALLWALPVWAAEPAPLKKAAFIPQWVPQAQFAGYYMALEKGFYRAHGIDLTIISGGPANPPADCLTSGQAQFATLWLCTGLEMRDSGIPVVNIAQMVQRSALMLVAKKSSGIRTIQDLQGRKVGVWGPIFQLQPRALFKKLGLDVQFIRQSYSVNLFLRDGVDAASAMWYNEYHTIINAGLNPDELVPFFFHEYGLNFPEDGIYVLEHTLQEDPALCCAFMKASIEGWLYAFDHVEETLDVVMKNLKDAHIPATRVHQKWMLERMHDLMRPASGAWSETGLLLRADYQRAAEMMQKEGFIDAVPEFTSFHKDCTPDAAP; from the coding sequence ATGGGAAGAAGAAAAATGCCGTTTCTCCTCCTTGCAGCCCTCCTTTGGGCCCTGCCGGTATGGGCCGCGGAACCCGCTCCCCTCAAGAAGGCCGCCTTCATCCCGCAGTGGGTGCCTCAGGCCCAGTTCGCCGGCTACTACATGGCGCTCGAAAAAGGCTTCTACCGGGCGCACGGCATCGATCTCACCATCATCTCCGGCGGACCCGCAAACCCGCCGGCCGATTGCCTCACCAGCGGGCAGGCCCAGTTCGCCACCCTCTGGCTCTGCACCGGACTCGAGATGCGCGACAGCGGCATCCCTGTCGTAAACATCGCCCAGATGGTCCAACGCTCCGCCCTCATGCTGGTCGCCAAGAAGTCGAGCGGCATCCGGACCATTCAGGACCTGCAGGGCAGAAAGGTCGGGGTCTGGGGGCCGATCTTCCAGCTTCAGCCAAGGGCCCTCTTCAAAAAGCTCGGTCTGGACGTCCAATTCATCCGCCAGTCGTACTCCGTGAATCTGTTCCTGCGGGACGGTGTGGATGCAGCCTCGGCCATGTGGTACAACGAATACCACACGATCATCAACGCCGGCCTCAATCCCGACGAACTCGTGCCCTTCTTCTTCCATGAATACGGGCTGAATTTCCCGGAGGACGGCATCTACGTCCTGGAGCACACCTTGCAGGAGGATCCGGCGCTCTGCTGCGCGTTCATGAAGGCGTCGATCGAGGGCTGGCTCTACGCCTTCGACCACGTGGAAGAGACGCTCGACGTGGTCATGAAGAACCTGAAGGACGCCCACATTCCTGCCACCCGGGTGCACCAGAAATGGATGCTGGAGCGGATGCACGACCTCATGCGGCCCGCCTCCGGCGCCTGGTCCGAAACGGGCCTCCTCCTCAGGGCCGATTATCAGCGTGCAGCCGAAATGATGCA